From one Cyprinus carpio isolate SPL01 chromosome B3, ASM1834038v1, whole genome shotgun sequence genomic stretch:
- the LOC109102510 gene encoding LOW QUALITY PROTEIN: serine/threonine-protein kinase LMTK1-like (The sequence of the model RefSeq protein was modified relative to this genomic sequence to represent the inferred CDS: inserted 1 base in 1 codon; substituted 1 base at 1 genomic stop codon) encodes MRRMKASVFVAVMSSVLFNPSFAFSSHFDQGGSPLSELSWPSSLAVVAVSFSGLFTFVFLMLACLCCKKGDISFKEFENTEGEEGQADLSTLASPSSQNDPEVYILPLTEVSLPVSKQPSKSFQQLKSTDLGRHSLLYIKEMGQGWFGKVLLGEVNAGLSTTQVVVKELKASASVQEQMHFLEEVQPYCVLMSECVNPTGCSQHPALLQCLSQCSEVTPYLLVMEHCPLGDVKGYLRSCRAADSMTPDPLIIQRMACEIASGLLYLHKHNYIHSDLALRNCLLTSELAVKIGDYGLSHSKYKDDYYVTADQIWVPLRWIAPELIDEVHGNLLVVDQTKTSNVWSLGVTIWXLFELGNQPYRHYSDRQVLTYAVKEQQLKLPKPLLKVPLCERWYEVMQFCWLQPEQRPVVEEIHLLLSYLCAKGATEAEEDFEKRWNSLRPSLGSSSSHRTPPPEVASSTSSFPLLEHFSMADSFQSENGDDILTVTETSQGLNFEYKWEQARAEQPYCSSSASGPLGKNNPHYQDVYYPLINSTGSCKGESLPLGVSPSYYESDHPGVVPVLSAHSPSVSSEYYIRIEEPVECNINLEDTNLGYSPRLEASNSSLSSTGRRSSIGSQPNTYWSAAKEPNSNDYESDSSLTMEPLQRTVPSSVEINQSDVYFSSNDRHNLQCEQSPQAGPVVNLIRGHGSDSYQQRRGSGSLCNRLEVVKESPLGVSVSLSSPSLAHCDPYLESNQRTVERSLANKTYYDMMGPLEKSMPKPHYMSIDIDAGDGLLLGRGSADSEDDEDLFSQNMLTNWNSNHSANNNSLSDRTQAVGFRDAYLDLRHPTPSSQVGNLKSRALETSNSCTYNFIDSLKNXSYMEATDSMPTASKPHADSEGGEYLHLSPESTHDVESSSKCHSVTESQPIHTWQKNIAHKHIKNNTSDFPVEGCSRMNPSTLPSELVVTKENMLLETRISPAQKLKLGTDGSAEVFVKIVSCPTDLSKTISECNHLTDSRMVPDNSNISLVEINDCSDDCMDIPSGVLADYTLDYAEVGNIDLTHRTLQRETGSRHCGDTINLASSSSPCEAFSPDSYHTSIQPKSVDSGYDTENNESPEFILKDLEGNPALSTSVESDECDMLLQMDLDEDVSVMLLHPFSSHLPMISLGERNQYRDSAYFSDYDMENDKSPREGVNMFFSHQDEDDVFELKAEKKGAQKGIWEREGRSMKSEKGNDISVLKDNSAALNAKQLCLKKTNPNLCPSPASIPMISMLSPFPPEMGGCLTKESTPDDGIGLESDHSGEEPNSECYSSTVSEASSSTQEASGVEEQFNGDTRDFSSAESLGSDSTIVDFSGEIIQAEEQEACNKVDNPELPREENNEEMEVSVEEGGIGSALSKPKRDESLENILPALPEDLDVPAPLGNGEEEDSEDSDESDEVLCSYNIQEQSDESDEELPVVPVVVSDRSSARHLRSLLKMPSLLTQSFCDELDSKKKAVSFFDDVTVYLFDQESPTGELGDYSFPVDEEPNGQASELELPRPWDRVTNPEESPGRNVSEESGAFQWQDDFPLIQSPSTSEPGSEEIATPPNSPVTSPDEKPAPPLSRFSVSRFSITHVSDSDMDSIGGNSENGAQE; translated from the exons GTGGCTCCCCGTTGAGTGAGCTGTCATGGCCGTCCTCTCTGGCGGTTGTTGCTGTCTCCTTCTCCGGTCTCTTCACGTTTGTCTTCCTTATGCTCGCCTGCCTGTGCTGCAAGAAAGGGGACATCAGCTTCAAG GAGTTTGAAAATACGGAGGGGGAGGAAGGCCAAGCTGACCTTTCCACTTTAGCCTCCCCCAGCTCTCAGAATGACCCCGAGGTTTATATCCTGCCCCTCACGGAGGTCTCACTACCTGTGTCCAAACAGCCCAGCAAGTCAT TTCAGCAGCTGAAGTCTACAGATCTCGGACGCCACAGCCTCCTCTACATCAAAGAAATGGGACAGGGCTGGTTTGGCAAG GTTTTGCTGGGGGAGGTGAATGCTGGACTCAGTACCACACAGGTGGTGGTTAAGGAGCTAAAGGCCAGTGCCAGTGTACAGGAGCAGATGCACTTCTTGGAAGAGGTCCAACCTTACTG TGTTTTGATGTCTGAGTGTGTGAATCCCACAGGGTGCTCCCAGCATCCAGCCCTCCTGCAGTGTCTGTCCCAGTGTTCAGAAGTCACACCCTACCTGCTGGTTATGGAGCACTGCCCCCTG GGAGATGTTAAAGGATACCTACGTAGCTGTCGGGCAGCAGACTCAATGACCCCTGACCCTTTGATAATTCAGCGGATGGCATGCGAGATTGCTTCTGGTCTTCTGTACCTTCACAAACACAATTACATTCACAG TGACCTGGCCCTAAGGAACTGCCTGTTGACCTCAGAGCTGGCAGTCAAAATTGGAGACTATGGCCTCAGCCACAGCAAATACAAG GATGACTATTATGTGACAGCAGATCAAATATGGGTTCCTCTACGCTGGATTGCCCCAGAACTTATTGATGAAGTCCATGGCAATCTCTTAGTAGTGGACCAAACCAAGACCAGCAATGTCT GGTCACTAGGTGTGACGATATGGTAGCTGTTTGAACTGGGTAACCAGCCCTACAGGCACTATTCTGATAGGCAGGTTTTAACATATGCTGTAAAGGAACAGCAGCTCAAACTGCCAAAGCCCCTGCTGAAAGTGCCTCTGTGTGAACGCTG gtaTGAGGTAATGCAGTTCTGTTGGCTGCAACCTGAGCAGAGGCCTGTTGTGGAGGAAATCCATCTCCTGCTAAGCTACCTGTGTGCTAAGGGGGCGACTGAAGCTGAGGAGGACTTTGAGAAACGCTGGAACTCTCTCAGGCCAAGTCTGGGCTCCAGCAGCTCTCACAGGACACCTCCACCTGAAGTAGCCTCTTCGACTTCTTCATTTCCTCTACTTGAACACTTCTCTATGGCAGACAGCTTCCAGTCTGAGAATGGGGATGATATATTGACAGTAACTGAGACCAGTCAGGGGCTCAACTTTGAGTATAAATGGGAGCAGGCACGAGCTGAGCAGCCCTACTGCTCCTCTTCAGCTAGTGGACCACTGGGAAAGAATAATCCCCATTACCAGGATGTGTATTACCCTCTTATCAATTCCACGGGTAGCTGCAAGGGTGAGAGCCTCCCTCTTGGAGTTTCTCCATCCTACTATGAGTCAGACCATCCAGGTGTGGTTCCAGTGCTAAGTGCACACAGCCCTTCAGTAAGTAGTGAGTACTACATCCGCATTGAGGAACCAGTTGAGTGCAACATCAACTTAGAAGACACCAATCTTGGTTACAGTCCAAGACTTGAAGCCAGCAACAGTAGCTTGTCCTCTACAGGCAGGAGGAGCTCCATTGGGTCTCAGCCAAACACCTACTGGTCAGCAGCTAAAGAACCCAACAGTAATGATTATGAATCAGATAGTAGCCTAACCATGGAGCCACTCCAAAGAACAGTTCCAAGCTCGGTAGagataaatcagtcagatgtttatttttcttccaaTGACCGGCACAATTTACAGTGTGAACAGTCACCTCAAGCAGGGCCAGTTGTTAATTTGATAAGAGGGCATGGTTCAGACTCATATCAGCAGAGAAGAGGGTCGGGAAGCCTCTGCAATAGACTGGAGGTGGTAAAGGAAAGCCCACTTGGAGTTTCAGTCTCTCTTAGTAGTCCCAGCTTGGCACATTGTGACCCATACCTTGAGTCTAACCAGAGGACTGTAGAAAGAAGTCTGGCTAATAAGACCTATTATGACATGATGGGCCCCTTAGAAAAGAGCATGCCCAAACCCCACTACATGAGTATTGATATTGATGCCGGTGATGGCCTTCTTTTGGGCAGAGGAAGTGCTGATTCAGAAGATGATGAAGATCTGTTTTCTCAGAACATGTTAACTAATTGGAACTCCAACCACTCAGCAAACAACAACAGTTTAAGCGATCGTACACAAGCTGTGGGTTTTCGAGATGCATACCTTGATTTACGTCACCCAACACCCTCTTCTCAAGTCGGGAATTTGAAATCAAGAGCGCTGGAGACAAGCAACAGTTGCACATATAATTTCATCGATTCTCTTAAAA ACTCATACATGGAAGCCACGGATAGTATGCCCACTGCTAGTAAACCTCACGCTGACTCAGAGGGTGGTGAATACCTACATTTAAGCCCTGAAAGTACTCATGATGTTGAATCCTCTTCCAAATGTCATTCTGTCACAGAAAGTCAGCCTATTCATACATGGCAGAAGAACATTGCTCATAAACATATCAAAAACAACACATCAGACTTCCCTGTAGAAGGCTGCTCTAGAATGAATCCATCAACTCTTCCATCAGAGCTGGTAGTGACTAAAGAAAACATGTTGCTTGAGACAAGGATATCCCCTGCACAAAAACTGAAACTTGGGACAGACGGTTCTGCtgaagtttttgtaaaaatagtgTCATGCCCTACGGATCTATCTAAGACCATCTCAGAGTGTAACCATTTGACAGACAGCAGAATGGTGCCCGACAACTCCAATATCAGTCTAGTGGAAATTAATGACTGCAGCGATGACTGCATGGACATCCCCTCTGGAGTATTAGCAGATTATACCTTGGACTATGCAGAGGTGGGCAATATTGACCTAACTCATAGAACACTGCAGAGAGAGACTGGGTCCAGACACTGCGGGGACACAATTAATCTTGCCTCTAGCAGCAGTCCATGTGAGGCCTTCAGCCCTGATAGTTACCACACGTCCATTCAGCCGAAATCCGTAGACAGTGGCTATGACACAGAGAATAATGAATCCCCAGAGTTTATCTTGAAAGACCTTGAAGGGAATCCAGCCCTTAGCACTAGTGTAGAATCAGACGAGTGTGACATGTTGCTCCAGATGGACCTAGATGAAGATGTCAGTGTAATGCTCCTGCATCCATTTAGTAGTCATCTACCAATGATCAGCCTTGGTGAGAGAAATCAGTACAGAGACTCTGCTTATTTTTCTGACTATGACATGGAGAATGACAAGAGCCCGCGTGAAGGGGTCAACATGTTCTTCAGCCACCAAGATGAGGATGATGTCTTTGAACTCAAAGCAGAAAAAAAGGGGGCTCAGAAAGGAATTTGGGAGAGAGAAGGACGTAGCATGAAGAGTGAGAAGGGAAATGACATATCTGTGCTGAAGGACAACAGTGCTGCCCTTAATGCTAAACAATTGTGTCTCAAAAAGACAAACCCAAATCTCTGTCCATCACCTGCATCGATTCCAATGATATCTATGCTTTCGCCCTTTCCTCCAGAGATGGGGGGTTGCTTGACCAAGGAGTCAACTCCAGATGATGGAATTGGGCTGGAATCTGATCACTCTGGAGAGGAACCAAACTCTGAATGCTACTCTTCCACAGTGTCTGAAGCTTCTTCCTCAACACAGGAGGCCTCAGGTGTTGAGGAGCAGTTTAACGGAGACACCAGAGATTTTTCCTCAGCAGAGTCACTAGGCTCAGACTCTACCATAGTAGACTTCAGTGGGGAGATAATCCAAGCAGAGGAGCAAGAGGCCTGTAACAAAGTGGACAATCCGGAGCTTCCAAGGGAAGAAAACAATGAGGAAATGGAAGTTTCAGTGGAGGAAGGTGGCATAGGTTCAGCACTTTCAAAACCAAAGCGTGATGAATCCTTGGAGAATATTCTTCCAGCCTTGCCAGAAGACCTAGATGTTCCAGCTCCACTGGGGAATGGAGAGGAGGAGGATTCAGAGGATAGTGATGAGTCTGATGAAGTACTTTGTAGCTACAACATACAGGAACAGAGTGATGAGAGTGATGAAGAGCTCCCTGTGGTGCCAGTCGTTGTGAGCGATCGTAGCAGTGCACGGCATCTACGCAGCCTCCTCAAAATGCCCTCCTTACTTACACAATCCTTCTGCGATGAGCTGGATAGCAAGAAAAAAGCGGTGTCATTCTTTGATGATGTCACTGTGTATCTGTTTGATCAG